The following are from one region of the Salvia hispanica cultivar TCC Black 2014 chromosome 1, UniMelb_Shisp_WGS_1.0, whole genome shotgun sequence genome:
- the LOC125209015 gene encoding sm-like protein LSM8 yields the protein MATGAGLETLVDQTISVITNDGRNIVGILKGFDQATNIILDESHERVYSTKEGVQQLVLGLYIIRGDNISIVGELDEELDASLDLSKLRAHPLKPVIH from the exons ATGGCAACTGGAGCTGGACTTGAGACTCTTGTTGATC AAACAATTTCAGTTATCACAAATGATGGGCGGAATATTGTG GGAATTCTAAAAGGTTTCGATCAAGCTACCAACATAATTCTTGATGAGTCTCATGAACGTGTGTACTCCACAAAG GAAGGCGTGCAACAACTTGTTTTGGGCCTCTACATCATCCGGGGCGATAACAT AAGCATTGTTGGAGAGTTGGATGAAGAGCTAGATGCAAGCTTGGACTTATCGAAACTTAGAGCTCATCCTTTGAAGCCAGTCATTCACTGA
- the LOC125196369 gene encoding high mobility group nucleosome-binding domain-containing protein 5-like, whose translation MQRNPASRSTRGKNPPKEKTKKKATEAASSTPAAEKTPTPPPEENPTPPEVPPQPVPTEVQPQQDIGQDRPAAEIIPTEAKSDDEDLDEEEVIQEFMKKYGKKPKASKFFAKMSEACRKQEERRTLHTLFLKLKLSPHAEPSVNIEETDAEEGDRMDMEESKREEGGGSLGEQEETSDVEAARSGDEGEKEEGIDGGENDGTKEVNQEETGDVSESEGQDVEETVDGRQGSEGSVGEEGEAIDDEKVEKDGGEVDEEVAEKEIEERKEVHEEDVEKEEERDGSGKDAEKECEEIETGIVMVDDITTDDQGTPTDERLTRRQSRCNRKQEDEAEAGRPKRLRLEDTEEAGDDIPLV comes from the exons ATGCAGAGAAATCCGGCGTCACGCTCAACCCGAGGGAAGAACCCGCCGAaggaaaaaaccaaaaagaaggCAACAGAGGCGGCGAGTTCGACTCCCGCGGCCGAGAAAACACCCACGCCGCCACCGGAAGAAAACCCCACTCCGCCCGAAGTTCCACCACAACCCGTGCCGACCGAAGTTCAACCACAACAGGACATCGGCCAAGACCGCCCCGCCGCCGAAATTATCCCCACCGAGGCAAAATCCGACGACGAAGATCTAGACGAAGAGGAGGTCATACAAGAAttcatgaagaaatatggaaaGAAGCCGAAGGCGAGCAAGTTCTTCGCCAAGATGTCGGAGGCATGCCGGAAACAAGAGGAG AGACGAACCCTCCACACACTATTCCTCAAACTGAAACTGAGCCCACATGCCGAACCCTCTGTAAATATAGAAGAAACTGATGCTGAGGAGGGTGATAGGATGGATATGGAGGAATCAAAGAGAGAGGAGGGAGGGGGTAGTCTAGGTGAGCAAGAAGAAACATCGGATGTAGAGGCCGCTAGGTCAGGGGACGAAGGGGAAAAAGAGGAGGGTATAGATGGTGGGGAGAATGATGGAACAAAGGAAGTCAATCAAGAAGAAACTGGGGATGTAAGTGAGTCAGAGGGGCAGGATGTAGAGGAAACTGTGGATGGTAGGCAGGGTAGTGAGGGCAGCGTAGGTGAAGAAGGTGAAGCAATTGATGACGAGAAGGTTGAAAAAGATGGTGGGGAAGTCGACGAGGAGGTTGCTGAGAAGGAGATAGAGGAAAGAAAGGAAGTTCATGAGGAGGACGTTGAGAAGGAAGAGGAACGAGACGGCAGTGGAAAAGATGCCGAGAAAGAGTGTGAAGAGATAGAGACTGGCATCGTCATGGTAGACGATATAACTACCGATGACCAAGGGACCCCAACTGATGAGAGGCTGACTAGGAGGCAATCCCGTTGTAATAGGAAGCAAGAGGATGAGGCAGAGGCAGGCAGGCCCAAGCGCCTGAGGCTGGAGGACACAGAGGAGGCAGGGGATGATATCCCCTTGGTCTAG
- the LOC125197510 gene encoding WAT1-related protein At3g02690, chloroplastic, protein MSMINSLTVSHKMAWNCCCSSSFVATTAIYAAARTPNTFTITLRRRNAFTQSIRNPINQISAKSKATESEFKTESNEIDCIGTGLDVECVISEESEQVRDTASALVELALEWGLLISPFFFWGTAMVAMKEVLPKTGPFVVAAFRLIPSGLLLVAFAASRGRALPSGFNAWFSISAFAAIDASCFQGFLAQGLERTTAGLGSVIIDSQPLTVAILASLLFGESIGYIGAAGLILGVIGLLLLEVPALAFDANNFSLWGSGEWWMFLAAQSMAIGTVMVRWVSKYSDPVMATGWHMVIGGLPLMAIAILKHDPALSSFHELTTGVVLALLYTSIFGSAISYGVYFYNATRGSLTKLSSLTFLTPMFASLFGFIYLDETFSPLQLAGAVVTIAAIYMVNYKSEAE, encoded by the exons ATGTCCATGATAAACTCTCTCACTGTATCACACAAAATGGCGTGGAATTGCTGCTGCAGCTCTTCCTTCGTCGCCACCACCGCCATTTACGCCGCCGCCAGAACTCCCAACACCTTCACAATTACTCTTCGGAGGCGGAATGCCTTCACGCAATCGATTAGGAACCCTATCAATCAAATCTCAGCGAAGAGCAAGGCTACAGAATCGGAGTTCAAAACCGAGTCCAACGAGATCGACTGCATAGGCACTGGGCTGGATGTGGAATGTGTGATCAGTGAAGAATCCGAGCAGGTGAGAGATACAGCGTCGGCGTTGGTTGAATTGGCGTTGGAATGGGGGCTTCTGATATCGCCCTTCTTCTTCTGGGGAACGGCCATGGTGGCAATGAAGGAAGTTCTCCCTAAAACGGGGCCCTTCGTTGTGGCGGCGTTTAGGCTAATTCCGTCGGGGCTCTTGTTGGTCGCCTTCGCCGCTTCCAGGGGAAGAGCTTTGCCTTCCGGATTCAATGCTTGGTTCTCCATCTCAGCTTTTGCTGCCATTGATGCTTCCTGCTTCCAG GGTTTTCTCGCTCAAGGATTGGAGAGGACGACTGCTGGTTTGGGCAGT GTAATAATTGATTCTCAACCTCTAACCGTGGCTATTCTTGCATCCTTATTATTTGGAGAATCAATAGGATACATTGGAGCAGCTGGACTAATCCTTGGTGTTATAGGACTTTTACTTCTTGAG GTACCTGCGCTTGCTTTTGATGCTAATAACTTTTCCCTGTGGGGAAGTGGGGAATGGTGGATGTTTCTTGCTGCACAAAGTATGGCCATTGGTACCGTGATGGTCCGTTGGGTCTCCAAATACTCAGATCCTGTAATGGCTACTGGATGG CACATGGTTATCGGTGGCCTCCCTCTTATGGCAATCGCCATCCTTAAACATGATCCTGCTCTCTCAAGTTTTCATGAGCTTACGACAGGTGTTGTTTTGGCCCTTCTTTACACTTCCATTTTCGGTAGTGCAATCAGCTACGGTGTCTACTTCTACAATGCTACAAGAG GTAGCTTGACAAAGCTCAGCTCCCTAACCTTTTTGACTCCAATGTTTGCATCGCTTTTCGG TTTCATATATCTCGATGAAACTTTCTCACCATTGCAACTGGCTGGAGCAGTGGTAACTATTGCAGCAATATATATGGTTAACTACAAAAGTGAAGCCGAGTGA
- the LOC125201607 gene encoding microsomal glutathione S-transferase 3-like: protein MAGVELLPREYGYVVLVLVLYCFINFWMTAQVGRARKKYNVSYPTLYASEADNKDAKLFNCIQRGHQNSLEMLPMFLMLMILGGIRHPLIVASLGVGYCVSRIFYFKGYSTGDPQKRLSIGKYGFLATFGLIICTISCGVGMLTA, encoded by the exons atggCTGGCGTTGAATTGCTACCCAGGGAGTACGGATATGTAGTTCTCGTTCTGGTTTTGTATTGTTTCATTAATTTCTGGATGACTGCGCAAGTCGGCAGAGCCCGCAagaa GTATAATGTATCTTATCCGACTCTGTATGCGAGTGAAGCTGATAATAAGGATGCCAAACTCTTCAATTGTATCCAG AGGGGGCACCAGAATTCACTGGAAATGCTGCCCATGttcttgatgttgatgattCTGGGAGGAATCAGGCACCCTTTGATTGTTGCATCACTGGGAGTTGGTTACTGCGTCTCTCGAATTTTCTACTTCAAAGGCTACTCCACCGGTGATCCTCAGAAACGCCTATCCATCGG GAAATATGGTTTCTTGGCCACATTTGGGCTGATAATTTGCACAATTTCATGTGGAGTTGGTATGCTTACTGCTTGA